The Terracoccus luteus genome includes a region encoding these proteins:
- a CDS encoding response regulator: MTGSRTSSPAETGPIRVFLLDDHEIVRRGLTELIDSHPGLLVVGEASTAAEALRRIPAAAPDVALLDARLPDGSGIDVCRAVRSTSPATRCLILTSYDDDEALFAAVMAGASGYLLKEIRGVSLTDAITQVSQGRSLIDPALVGVLLERLRSPTPDGVPAVPDVGLTPRESQILDLIADGLTNREIGDRLHLAEKTVKNYVSGLLAKLHMQRRTQAAVFGARRRDAI, from the coding sequence ATGACCGGGAGCCGCACATCCTCGCCTGCCGAGACCGGCCCCATCCGTGTCTTCCTCCTCGACGACCACGAGATCGTGCGCCGAGGCCTGACCGAGCTCATCGACTCCCACCCCGGCCTCCTCGTCGTCGGAGAGGCGTCGACGGCCGCCGAAGCCCTACGGCGCATCCCCGCCGCCGCGCCGGACGTCGCCCTGCTCGACGCCCGACTCCCGGACGGGAGTGGCATCGACGTCTGCCGGGCCGTGAGGTCCACGTCCCCGGCCACGCGCTGCCTGATCCTCACCAGCTACGACGACGACGAGGCCCTGTTCGCAGCCGTCATGGCCGGTGCCTCCGGCTATCTGCTCAAGGAGATCCGAGGGGTGTCGCTCACCGACGCCATCACGCAGGTCTCGCAAGGACGCTCGCTCATCGACCCCGCCCTCGTCGGCGTTCTCCTCGAGCGTCTTCGCTCGCCGACGCCCGACGGTGTGCCGGCTGTCCCTGATGTCGGCCTCACCCCACGCGAGTCACAGATCCTCGACCTCATCGCCGACGGTCTGACCAACCGCGAGATCGGGGACCGCCTCCACCTCGCGGAGAAGACCGTGAAGAACTACGTCTCCGGGCTGCTCGCCAAGCTCCATATGCAGCGGCGCACGCAGGCAGCCGTGTTCGGTGCCCGAAGGCGCGACGCCATCTAG
- a CDS encoding GAF domain-containing sensor histidine kinase — protein MTRGHRPRASGPTDQPFSGVSSNPLPATPPRDDHRLQVLLDASQSIVSELSLPAVLRRIVDSAREVASARYAALGVIGRDGVLDEFIHAGMDAATVAGVGALPSGRGVLGALVRHPTPIRLHRIQEDPRAVGFPPGHPQMGTFLGVPVHVRGEVFGNLYLADREDGCDFSEQDEQLLTAMAATAGIAIENARLYEESRHRQEWLLATADTSRALLRQEPPDLVLRDIASAVLRLADADLVTVVFPHHRYARPTMTTPARAQLEVRVAVGKKADELVGFVYPREGSLAGTVLDAGRPVILDHDGTRSHDEDGAVAPPLRSPSSARNSYPVHLQHAIEVGPVMACPLIGSGEMLGVTMVGRVKGSRSFTTTDLEMTQSFTRHAAIALDLAESRSQNERLVLLEDRDRIARDLHDHVIQQVFATGLSLQSAAQRAPDDLRPLIIRAVDDLDLTIRQIRETIFELQHVEPHGLAGRVATTVRSAATALGFEPTLQVDGPSHLLTDEALLADVQAVVREGLTNVARHAGATAATVTITIEPTHVTVRISDDGVGLTRHEAERRSGLANLAARAVARGGTCAVAAGDDTAPRPGTTLRWTATLAPPSVVKAAGMAQDRPPAGLVVVAGGEVEARPDRAGGHGSGATAAGPDTGTAP, from the coding sequence GTGACCCGAGGTCACCGTCCCCGCGCCAGCGGACCGACGGACCAGCCGTTCTCCGGCGTGTCGAGCAACCCGCTGCCGGCCACGCCTCCGCGGGACGACCACCGTCTCCAGGTCCTGCTCGACGCCTCACAGTCCATCGTCTCCGAGCTGTCGCTCCCCGCGGTGCTGCGCCGCATCGTCGACTCCGCCCGGGAGGTCGCCTCGGCGCGGTACGCCGCCCTCGGCGTCATCGGACGTGACGGAGTGCTCGATGAGTTCATCCACGCCGGGATGGATGCGGCGACCGTCGCCGGCGTCGGCGCCCTTCCCTCGGGGCGCGGAGTCCTCGGCGCGCTGGTCCGGCACCCCACCCCCATCCGGCTGCACCGGATCCAGGAGGACCCTCGAGCCGTGGGCTTCCCCCCGGGTCACCCTCAGATGGGGACCTTCCTGGGGGTGCCGGTCCACGTCCGCGGCGAGGTGTTCGGCAACCTGTACCTCGCCGACCGCGAAGACGGGTGCGACTTCAGCGAGCAGGACGAACAGCTGCTGACCGCAATGGCGGCCACCGCAGGCATCGCCATCGAGAACGCACGCCTCTACGAGGAGTCCCGTCACCGGCAGGAGTGGCTGCTGGCCACCGCCGACACCTCTCGGGCGCTGCTTCGGCAAGAGCCCCCCGACCTCGTCCTGCGCGACATCGCCTCCGCCGTCCTCCGTCTCGCGGACGCCGACCTCGTCACCGTCGTCTTTCCCCACCACCGGTACGCCCGGCCGACGATGACGACGCCCGCACGGGCGCAGCTGGAGGTGCGGGTGGCCGTGGGGAAGAAGGCCGACGAGCTCGTCGGTTTCGTCTACCCGCGAGAGGGCTCGTTGGCCGGAACCGTGCTGGACGCCGGGCGCCCGGTCATCCTCGACCACGACGGCACCCGGAGCCACGACGAGGACGGAGCCGTCGCGCCGCCACTCCGGTCACCGTCCTCAGCGCGCAACTCCTACCCCGTCCATCTGCAGCACGCGATCGAGGTCGGGCCTGTCATGGCGTGCCCACTCATCGGCAGCGGCGAGATGCTGGGGGTGACCATGGTCGGCCGGGTGAAGGGGTCCAGGTCGTTCACGACCACCGACCTCGAGATGACGCAGTCGTTCACGAGACACGCCGCCATCGCCCTCGACCTCGCCGAGTCACGGTCACAGAACGAACGCCTCGTGCTGCTCGAGGACCGCGACCGCATCGCGCGCGACCTGCACGACCACGTCATCCAGCAGGTCTTCGCGACCGGGCTGAGCCTGCAGTCGGCCGCTCAACGTGCGCCCGACGACCTGCGTCCACTCATCATCCGTGCCGTCGACGACCTCGACCTGACCATCAGGCAGATTCGCGAGACCATCTTCGAGCTGCAGCACGTCGAGCCCCACGGGCTGGCCGGACGAGTTGCCACCACGGTCCGTTCTGCTGCTACCGCGCTCGGGTTCGAGCCCACCCTCCAGGTCGACGGGCCGAGCCACCTGCTGACGGACGAGGCGCTGCTGGCGGACGTGCAGGCGGTCGTCAGGGAAGGACTGACCAACGTCGCCCGACACGCAGGGGCCACCGCCGCCACCGTGACCATCACCATCGAACCCACCCACGTCACGGTCCGGATCAGCGACGACGGCGTCGGTCTCACCCGTCATGAGGCCGAGCGACGGTCCGGTCTCGCCAACCTCGCCGCCCGAGCCGTCGCTCGAGGAGGAACCTGTGCCGTCGCCGCCGGCGACGACACGGCGCCACGGCCGGGCACCACGCTGCGCTGGACCGCGACACTCGCGCCACCATCGGTCGTGAAAGCCGCCGGCATGGCCCAGGACCGTCCACCCGCCGGCCTGGTGGTCGTGGCGGGCGGAGAAGTCGAGGCACGCCCGGACCGTGCGGGCGGGCACGGCTCCGGCGCGACGGCTGCGGGTCCGGACACCGGGACCGCGCCATGA
- a CDS encoding pyridoxamine 5'-phosphate oxidase family protein, which produces MTERPRSATDPRQRSGGADQPSWVGSDAARHNAHRVRVGTLSDRRCEEKIRAGEVGRVAWNSAHGPQLFPVSYAWCDDLIVFRTSPTGILSELTRRTSVVFEIDELQMDGHTGWSVLARGQAGAIASPAQLTRLWTVDGVDPWAPGLRNLFIGIAVDQLTGRVFAPQRPAFTPALTDDVHPVGTVRAGHAPSSLSP; this is translated from the coding sequence ATGACCGAGAGGCCGCGCTCGGCGACAGACCCGCGGCAGCGCAGCGGGGGCGCGGACCAGCCCTCCTGGGTGGGATCCGACGCGGCGCGACACAACGCCCATCGGGTCCGGGTGGGCACGCTCTCCGACCGCAGGTGCGAGGAGAAGATCAGGGCCGGTGAGGTCGGCCGCGTGGCCTGGAACTCCGCGCACGGGCCGCAGCTGTTCCCGGTCAGCTACGCCTGGTGCGACGACCTCATCGTGTTCCGCACCTCTCCGACCGGGATCCTGTCCGAGCTGACCCGACGCACCTCCGTGGTCTTCGAGATCGACGAGCTGCAGATGGACGGTCACACCGGATGGAGCGTCCTGGCCCGCGGGCAGGCCGGCGCGATCGCCTCGCCTGCCCAGCTCACCCGCCTGTGGACCGTCGACGGCGTCGACCCGTGGGCGCCGGGTCTTCGCAACCTCTTCATCGGTATCGCGGTCGACCAGCTGACGGGTCGGGTCTTCGCCCCGCAGAGGCCGGCCTTCACGCCCGCACTGACGGACGATGTGCACCCAGTCGGGACTGTACGGGCGGGGCATGCCCCCAGTAGCCTGAGCCCGTGA
- a CDS encoding universal stress protein: MAESALSRQPEPEAESALGAAPSPPWKERRMSTEAGESTLTPASVPEVSDLSLGVLVGVDGSPESRLALAWAMDEALSRGTGLTVLAVWHVYPLAEPTDVGSTTWFTADPAAATGQYLSHVVEDVRAQRGTPGATKHSAADLTVRQLIRSGRADDNLVELSAKAEVVVVGARGHGLSGLLVGSTSTSLVQRSACTVVVPRSPRHASRDASRDAGRGLPSQPDEPAPAPPDPAAGPARSGQAGDTSGDGHDPARTGALHSGPDRARVDDHTLVVGVDGSPESVAALEWACTEARLRHLTVVVVAVWNIVPVTVEPLLGTAAYAAADAERTTRQTLRRLVVEAAERHPDVEIAGQVAVGHPAEQLMAIGAPAAMLVVGAVGHGGFLGMMMGSTSRTVLAHSHTTVVVVR; this comes from the coding sequence ATGGCCGAGTCGGCCCTGTCGCGACAGCCCGAGCCGGAGGCCGAGTCAGCTCTGGGCGCCGCGCCGTCGCCCCCATGGAAGGAGAGACGAATGAGCACCGAGGCAGGCGAATCCACACTCACCCCCGCATCAGTTCCGGAGGTGAGTGACCTCAGCCTCGGCGTCCTCGTCGGGGTCGACGGCTCACCCGAGAGCCGGCTGGCGTTGGCGTGGGCGATGGACGAAGCACTGTCCCGAGGAACCGGCCTCACCGTGCTGGCGGTGTGGCACGTGTACCCGCTGGCCGAACCCACCGACGTCGGCTCGACCACGTGGTTCACCGCCGACCCTGCGGCCGCCACCGGTCAGTACCTCAGCCACGTCGTCGAGGACGTCAGAGCGCAACGCGGCACCCCCGGAGCGACGAAGCACTCCGCCGCGGACCTGACGGTGCGCCAGCTCATCCGGTCCGGCAGGGCTGACGACAACCTCGTGGAGCTGTCCGCTAAAGCGGAGGTGGTGGTGGTGGGTGCCCGCGGGCACGGCCTGAGCGGGCTGCTGGTGGGGTCGACCAGCACCTCGCTGGTGCAACGCAGCGCCTGCACCGTGGTCGTTCCGCGCTCACCGCGCCATGCATCCCGCGATGCATCCCGCGATGCCGGACGTGGATTACCGTCACAGCCGGACGAACCGGCACCGGCACCACCCGACCCAGCCGCCGGCCCGGCCCGATCCGGGCAGGCCGGGGACACCTCCGGTGACGGTCATGACCCGGCGCGGACGGGCGCCCTCCATTCCGGTCCGGACCGGGCGCGAGTCGACGACCACACCCTGGTGGTGGGCGTGGACGGGTCGCCCGAGAGTGTCGCCGCCCTGGAGTGGGCCTGCACGGAAGCGCGTCTGCGTCACCTCACCGTGGTGGTGGTGGCGGTGTGGAACATCGTCCCGGTCACCGTGGAGCCACTCCTGGGTACCGCTGCCTACGCGGCCGCCGACGCCGAGAGGACGACGAGGCAGACGCTCCGTCGCCTCGTCGTCGAGGCCGCCGAACGGCATCCTGACGTCGAGATAGCCGGTCAGGTGGCCGTCGGCCACCCCGCCGAGCAGCTGATGGCCATCGGGGCACCCGCAGCCATGCTCGTCGTCGGAGCCGTGGGCCACGGCGGCTTCCTCGGCATGATGATGGGCTCGACCAGCCGGACCGTGCTGGCTCACAGCCACACCACCGTCGTGGTCGTGCGGTGA
- a CDS encoding universal stress protein — MSVKHEMPAGAIAVGYDGGVSSRVALAWATREARVARRAVHLVHMIAWPEDIVVNLAIDEDDDETTAAGVAYVRRHAPDVDVSCETRTGNAAGRLLRLSERASTVVVGGHGHHASRAVLVGATAPQVAAHSRCAVIVVPDEPGDPSDQDGVEDVDRPPRRVAVGIDGSESCSGAIEFAFDRASRISSGLTAVACWWWQEGGAYLAGAEGYGWDPDLHDRELRLVSEQLAGWSEKYPDVDVRTVLVHGNAVSVLTEEADRAELLVLGTRGRGGFAGLLLGSVSLRVMTGAHRPVAIVPSRLGKAPG, encoded by the coding sequence ATGAGCGTCAAGCACGAGATGCCGGCCGGTGCCATCGCGGTCGGCTACGACGGGGGCGTCTCCAGCCGGGTCGCGTTGGCGTGGGCCACGCGTGAGGCGCGAGTGGCCCGTCGAGCAGTGCACCTGGTGCACATGATCGCGTGGCCGGAGGACATCGTCGTCAACCTGGCCATCGACGAAGATGACGATGAGACGACCGCCGCCGGCGTCGCGTACGTGCGCCGTCACGCCCCGGACGTCGACGTCTCGTGCGAGACCCGGACCGGCAACGCTGCCGGTCGGCTGCTGCGGCTGTCCGAGCGGGCCAGCACGGTCGTCGTCGGCGGGCACGGACACCACGCCAGCAGGGCGGTCCTGGTCGGAGCGACCGCACCACAAGTCGCCGCCCACAGCCGGTGCGCGGTCATCGTGGTGCCTGACGAACCGGGCGACCCGTCGGATCAGGACGGGGTCGAGGACGTGGACAGGCCCCCGCGCCGGGTGGCGGTTGGCATCGACGGGAGCGAATCGTGTTCCGGTGCGATCGAGTTCGCCTTCGACCGTGCGAGCCGCATCAGTTCCGGTCTGACGGCAGTGGCGTGCTGGTGGTGGCAGGAGGGTGGGGCCTACCTCGCCGGCGCCGAAGGGTACGGGTGGGACCCCGACCTGCACGACCGGGAGCTGCGGCTGGTCTCGGAGCAGCTCGCGGGCTGGAGCGAGAAGTACCCGGATGTCGACGTGCGGACCGTGCTGGTGCACGGCAACGCGGTGAGCGTCCTGACCGAGGAAGCGGACCGGGCCGAGCTGCTGGTGCTGGGAACCCGTGGTCGTGGCGGGTTCGCCGGGCTGCTGCTCGGCTCCGTCAGCCTGCGGGTGATGACGGGGGCCCACCGGCCCGTGGCGATCGTCCCTTCCCGCCTGGGGAAAGCGCCCGGCTGA
- a CDS encoding BON domain-containing protein encodes MSDTLHRTDRDLKSSLEQELRWSPDVKADRIGVSVTDGAVTLAGEVPTYPEKDAAVAAAFRVKGVTAVANNIVVMHLGGRREDVDIAREAARALESTVTIPPGSVKAAVDHGRITLTGLVAWNYQREAARRAVKDLPGVLSVSSDVVLEPDLPFAAGQARTHIREALVRNAETDASTITVSVQGTQIVLTGTVHSWSEFRQAANTAWGTPGVTGVLNRLTVVA; translated from the coding sequence ATGAGCGACACACTGCACCGCACCGACCGCGACCTGAAGTCATCGCTCGAGCAGGAGCTGAGATGGTCGCCGGACGTCAAGGCCGACCGCATCGGCGTGTCGGTGACCGACGGTGCCGTGACCTTGGCCGGGGAGGTGCCCACCTATCCGGAGAAGGACGCGGCGGTGGCTGCTGCGTTCCGCGTCAAGGGCGTGACCGCCGTCGCGAACAACATCGTCGTGATGCACCTGGGTGGGCGCCGGGAGGACGTCGACATCGCCCGGGAGGCGGCACGCGCGCTCGAGTCGACCGTCACGATCCCGCCGGGTTCGGTCAAGGCTGCGGTCGACCACGGCCGGATCACGCTCACGGGACTGGTCGCGTGGAACTACCAGCGTGAGGCCGCGCGCCGGGCCGTGAAGGACCTTCCCGGGGTCCTGTCGGTCAGCAGCGACGTCGTCCTGGAACCGGACCTGCCGTTCGCGGCCGGCCAGGCCCGGACCCACATCCGCGAGGCGCTGGTGCGCAACGCCGAGACGGACGCCAGCACCATCACGGTCTCGGTCCAGGGCACCCAGATCGTGCTGACGGGCACGGTGCACTCCTGGTCGGAGTTCCGTCAGGCCGCCAACACGGCCTGGGGCACCCCGGGGGTGACCGGGGTCCTCAACCGCCTGACCGTCGTCGCCTGA
- a CDS encoding pyridoxamine 5'-phosphate oxidase family protein: MTVHTPPPRSTPSGAPTPSHSRSTTQPTAPAVTTEVLTVPECWTLLRAGVIGRLAVATDDGPDIFPVNYTVEHGSVVFRTDAGRKLTMARHQAVAFEIDSYDTTTATASSVVLRGRADEIRDTDEIVEAMALPLLPWQDGPKARYVRIVPHSTTGRRIHVAGVLHTPFSR; this comes from the coding sequence ATGACCGTCCACACGCCCCCGCCCCGCTCCACCCCTTCCGGTGCCCCGACGCCATCGCACTCCCGGAGCACGACGCAGCCCACCGCGCCGGCCGTCACCACAGAGGTGCTGACCGTCCCCGAGTGCTGGACGCTCCTGCGTGCCGGAGTCATCGGGCGCCTCGCGGTCGCGACCGACGACGGCCCGGACATCTTCCCGGTCAACTACACGGTCGAGCATGGCAGCGTCGTCTTCCGCACCGACGCCGGCCGCAAGCTCACCATGGCCAGACATCAGGCGGTGGCCTTCGAGATCGACAGCTACGACACCACTACAGCCACCGCCTCGAGCGTCGTGCTGCGGGGCCGCGCGGACGAGATCCGGGACACGGACGAGATCGTCGAGGCCATGGCCCTGCCCCTGCTGCCCTGGCAGGACGGCCCGAAGGCGCGCTACGTGCGCATCGTGCCCCACAGCACCACCGGGCGACGCATCCACGTCGCCGGCGTCCTGCACACGCCCTTCTCGCGCTGA
- a CDS encoding homocysteine S-methyltransferase family protein, translating into MPAWTVTDGGLETDLIFHHGVDLPHFAAYPMLESERGRRLLVDYYDGYAAVAARAGAGLRLETPTWRANPDWGARLGHDAAALAQADGDAVRLLAGLRESYRERYTGAIGDVTVVGTMGPRGDGYRSDGAVEPEEARRYHRPQVEALTAAGADSVAVYTLAEPGEAAGVVRAAREVGIRVEVSFTVETDGRLPDGTPVGEAIAALDESDPPDSYLVNCAHPTHVVPALAAGGVWLTRVTGLRCNASTRSHAELDEATELDEGDPVQFARDHGPLLAALPNVDVLGGCCGTDVRHVQALWDVVRPPEFTGTHRRTRRRRASGDGRRASTPASTWTPSAPVRGPGCSASRPRGVSTE; encoded by the coding sequence ATGCCTGCATGGACGGTGACCGACGGCGGTCTCGAGACCGACCTGATCTTCCACCACGGTGTCGACCTGCCGCACTTCGCCGCATACCCCATGCTCGAGTCGGAGCGCGGGCGACGGCTGCTCGTCGACTACTACGACGGCTACGCCGCGGTGGCCGCGCGAGCGGGCGCGGGCCTGCGCCTCGAGACCCCCACCTGGCGCGCCAACCCCGACTGGGGTGCGCGGCTCGGCCACGACGCCGCCGCGCTGGCGCAGGCCGACGGCGACGCCGTGCGGCTGCTCGCCGGGCTGCGCGAGTCGTACCGCGAGCGGTACACGGGAGCGATCGGTGACGTCACCGTGGTCGGGACCATGGGCCCGCGCGGTGACGGCTACCGCAGCGACGGCGCGGTCGAGCCCGAGGAGGCCCGGCGCTACCACCGGCCGCAGGTCGAGGCGCTCACCGCGGCCGGGGCCGACTCGGTCGCGGTCTACACGTTGGCCGAGCCTGGCGAGGCGGCCGGGGTCGTGCGGGCAGCGCGCGAGGTCGGCATCCGCGTCGAGGTCTCCTTCACCGTCGAGACCGACGGCCGGCTACCCGACGGCACGCCCGTCGGTGAGGCGATCGCCGCCCTCGACGAGAGCGACCCGCCCGACTCGTACCTCGTCAACTGCGCGCACCCCACCCACGTCGTGCCGGCCCTGGCCGCGGGTGGGGTGTGGCTCACGCGGGTGACCGGGCTGCGGTGCAACGCCTCGACCCGCTCGCACGCCGAGCTCGACGAGGCCACCGAGCTCGACGAGGGCGACCCCGTGCAGTTCGCCCGCGACCACGGACCGCTGCTCGCCGCCCTGCCGAACGTCGACGTGCTCGGTGGCTGCTGCGGCACCGACGTGCGCCACGTCCAGGCTCTGTGGGACGTCGTTCGGCCCCCTGAGTTCACTGGAACCCATCGGCGAACTCGTCGGCGTCGGGCGTCGGGCGACGGGCGTCGGGCGTCTACGCCGGCCTCGACATGGACGCCCTCGGCGCCGGTCCGAGGCCCCGGATGTTCGGCATCGCGCCCTCGGGGTGTGTCGACGGAGTGA
- a CDS encoding FBP domain-containing protein has translation MLPLTEVQIRASFVNCSRREAAQARAPADLENLPWDDLDLLGWPDRHNPDRINLVLPVDDGAVGIVLRPAAAGAKKRALCSWCEDVVATGNVRLLVARRAGAAGRNGNSIGVLVHDDLSCSAHVRRPPTTLEGGVDAEAMVERRVAELRSRTRAFAEHVRYG, from the coding sequence ATGCTCCCCCTGACCGAGGTGCAGATCCGCGCCAGCTTCGTCAACTGCTCCCGCCGTGAGGCGGCCCAGGCCCGGGCCCCGGCCGACCTCGAGAACCTCCCGTGGGACGACCTCGACCTGCTCGGCTGGCCCGACCGGCACAACCCCGACCGCATCAACCTCGTGCTGCCGGTCGACGACGGGGCGGTCGGCATCGTGCTGCGACCGGCCGCCGCCGGCGCGAAGAAGCGCGCGCTGTGCTCGTGGTGCGAGGACGTCGTCGCCACCGGCAACGTGCGCCTGCTCGTCGCGCGTCGCGCCGGGGCGGCCGGTCGCAACGGCAACTCGATCGGCGTGCTCGTGCACGACGACCTCAGCTGCTCGGCCCACGTGCGGCGCCCCCCGACCACGCTCGAGGGGGGCGTCGACGCCGAGGCCATGGTCGAACGCCGGGTGGCCGAGCTGCGCTCTCGCACGAGGGCGTTCGCCGAGCACGTGCGCTACGGCTGA
- a CDS encoding intradiol ring-cleavage dioxygenase: MNARPIDVTSPPTYEGRRLPKPDEELVDQGLQFDVVTIVSRRNALRLFGLGASAVGLAACSTAVGGTPSTTASSASSASSTSGSTSTEIPDETAGPYPGDGSNGADVLEQSGVVRQDIRSSFGGATGTAEGVPMTLELTVTDLANGGAPFAGVAVYVWHCDREGRYSLYSDGITGENYLRGVQVADDSGVVRFTSIVPACYSSRWPHIHFEVYPDQASITDTASLVATSQVALPQSTCETVYATDGYSASVANLQQVSLTSDNVFGDDGGARQLATVSGDVTSGYTVSLTVPVDTRTTTTGGGAPGGGGGAPGGGGPGGAPPTQGT, encoded by the coding sequence ATGAACGCTCGACCGATCGACGTCACCAGCCCGCCCACCTACGAGGGCCGGCGCCTGCCCAAGCCCGACGAGGAGCTCGTCGACCAGGGCCTGCAGTTCGACGTGGTGACGATCGTCAGTCGTCGCAACGCCCTTCGCCTCTTCGGGCTCGGCGCGTCGGCCGTCGGCCTGGCCGCCTGCAGCACGGCCGTCGGGGGCACACCGAGCACCACTGCGTCGTCTGCGTCCTCGGCCTCGTCGACGTCCGGCTCGACGTCGACGGAGATCCCCGACGAGACCGCCGGCCCCTATCCCGGTGACGGCTCGAACGGCGCCGACGTGCTCGAGCAGAGCGGCGTCGTACGGCAGGACATCCGCTCGAGCTTCGGCGGGGCGACGGGGACGGCCGAGGGGGTGCCGATGACCCTCGAGCTGACCGTCACCGATCTCGCGAACGGTGGGGCCCCCTTCGCGGGCGTGGCCGTCTACGTCTGGCACTGCGACCGCGAGGGGCGCTACTCGCTCTACTCCGACGGCATCACCGGCGAGAACTACCTGCGCGGCGTGCAGGTGGCCGACGACTCGGGCGTCGTGAGGTTCACGAGCATCGTCCCCGCCTGCTACTCCAGCCGCTGGCCGCACATCCACTTCGAGGTCTACCCCGACCAGGCCTCCATCACCGACACGGCCAGCCTCGTCGCGACGTCGCAGGTGGCCCTGCCGCAGTCCACGTGCGAGACCGTATATGCCACCGACGGGTACTCCGCGTCCGTCGCGAACTTGCAGCAGGTCAGCCTCACGAGCGACAACGTCTTCGGCGACGACGGCGGGGCGCGGCAGCTCGCCACCGTCAGCGGCGACGTCACGTCCGGGTACACGGTCTCGCTCACCGTCCCGGTCGACACCCGAACCACCACCACCGGGGGTGGCGCCCCCGGCGGAGGTGGCGGTGCCCCCGGTGGCGGCGGGCCCGGCGGAGCCCCGCCCACGCAGGGCACCTGA
- a CDS encoding RNA polymerase sigma factor has product MSAAGGVVDEGLLRTLTPAVIGVLCRRGVDFATAEDAVQDALVSAWRSWPDDPPRDPKGWLVTAAWRRVVDQARSESSRRRREERVGVEPEAGPVTSTDDTLRLYALCAHPSLSPSSAVALTLRAVGGLTTRQIATAYLVPEATMAQRISRAKRAVRDVPLDRPGDLATVLRVLYLVFNEGHGGEVDLAAEAIRLARQVVDLTDEQEAAGLLALMLLHHARRDARRTPAGAIVPLREQDRSRWDTDLVAEGVGILQRALARDRLGEYQAQAAVAALHADARHVDETDWVQIVSWYDELVRLTDSPVVRLNRAVARAEADGPRAGLAALAALDPGLPRYRAALAHVHEKDGSTALAADLYAEAARLATDTAERDHLTRQAARLRSALSSGEREDRPRG; this is encoded by the coding sequence GTGAGCGCGGCCGGCGGCGTCGTCGACGAAGGGCTGCTGCGCACCTTGACGCCAGCCGTCATCGGCGTCCTCTGCCGTCGCGGCGTCGACTTCGCGACGGCAGAGGATGCCGTGCAGGACGCTCTCGTCTCCGCGTGGCGTTCGTGGCCCGACGACCCGCCCCGCGACCCCAAGGGCTGGCTCGTGACCGCGGCGTGGCGACGGGTCGTCGACCAGGCCCGCTCGGAGTCGTCGAGGCGTCGACGGGAGGAGCGGGTGGGGGTCGAGCCCGAGGCCGGCCCCGTCACGTCGACCGACGACACGCTGCGGCTCTACGCGCTCTGCGCCCACCCGTCGCTCAGCCCGTCGTCGGCGGTCGCGCTGACCCTGCGAGCCGTCGGTGGGCTGACCACCCGTCAGATCGCCACGGCGTACCTCGTCCCCGAGGCCACGATGGCGCAGCGCATCAGCCGGGCGAAGCGGGCCGTGCGCGACGTGCCCCTCGACCGGCCGGGCGACCTCGCGACCGTGCTGCGGGTGTTGTACCTCGTCTTCAACGAGGGCCACGGGGGCGAGGTCGACCTCGCCGCCGAGGCGATCCGTCTGGCCCGCCAGGTTGTCGACCTGACCGACGAGCAGGAGGCCGCGGGCCTGCTCGCACTCATGCTGCTGCACCACGCCCGCCGCGACGCGCGCCGCACGCCGGCCGGCGCGATCGTGCCGCTGCGCGAGCAGGACCGGTCGCGGTGGGACACCGACCTCGTCGCCGAGGGCGTCGGTATCCTGCAGCGTGCCCTCGCCCGTGACCGGCTCGGGGAGTACCAGGCGCAGGCCGCGGTCGCCGCCCTGCACGCCGACGCCCGCCACGTCGACGAGACCGACTGGGTGCAGATCGTGTCCTGGTACGACGAGCTGGTGCGGCTGACCGACAGCCCGGTGGTGCGGCTCAACCGCGCGGTCGCCCGGGCCGAGGCCGACGGGCCGCGCGCCGGTCTCGCCGCGCTGGCGGCGCTCGACCCCGGTCTGCCGCGCTACCGGGCGGCGCTGGCCCACGTGCACGAGAAGGACGGCAGCACCGCCCTCGCCGCCGACCTCTATGCCGAGGCGGCGCGGCTCGCGACCGACACCGCCGAGCGCGACCACCTCACCCGGCAGGCGGCTCGCCTACGCAGCGCTCTCTCATCGGGGGAGCGGGAGGACCGACCCCGGGGGTGA